The genomic DNA AATCGCCGAAGGCTCTTCGTAGCCAGTCGCTGCGACGGCTGCAAGAATATTCGGGTTCAGATTAAAAGCGGCGAAGCCGCCGGTTTCCTGGGTCATGGGTCTGCCTCTAAGTGCATCCGCAAAGACCCATGCTCCAAAGCTGCGCATGCCGTGTTGAGACTCAAGAGTCGCCCTGGCTGCTTTGTCGGCGGGGATTTGCGAAAACGAATGAATGAAAAAAGATTCGTCAAGGAAGAGTCCGCTGTGCGGACGCGCAGCCGAAGCTGGCTTCGGGGAATTGCGCTACCTAAACGCGGCCCGGTTAAAGGCCGGCGCGCACTATACCGGAAATACCTGAAAAAGGGAGCTTTTTTTATCGGAAACCGCCGATAAACCGCGCTGCGTCACCGCCTTTGCAGAGAACGCCGGCAAGGTCTATTTTTCAAAGGCCCGGCCCTGCGGGTCATCACGCTTAAACGTTTCACCCGCTGACCGATACCTTTGGTCCGAAAACCCTGATCCAGCCCGAGAGCCCACCTGATGAATCAAGCCAGTAGCAGTCGCGTCAGCCGTGAATTGCAAGGCCATGTCCTGCTGTTGGGCCTGGACCGGGTTGCCAAACGCAACGCCTTCGACCTGGATTTGCTCAATGAACTGAGCCTGGCTTATGGCGAATTTGATCGAAATGACGATGCGCGGGTCGCCGTGGTGTTTGCCCATGGCGACCACTTCACCGCCGGGCTGGACCTGGCCAGCGTCAGCGGCGTGATGGCCGGAGGATGGCAACCGCCGTTGGGCGGTTGCGACCCTTGGGGCGTGTTCGCCGGCCCCAGGGTCAACAAACCGGTGATCGTCGCCGCACAGGGTTACTGCCTGACCATCGGCATCGAGCTGATGCTGGCAGCCGATATCAACCTCTGCGCCAGCAACACCCGCTTCGCGCAGATGGAAGTGCAGCGTGGGATCTTTCCGTTTGGCGGCGCGACATTACGCTTTCATCAAATAGCCGGCTGGGGCAATGCCATGCGCTGGCTGCTGACCGGTGACGAGTTCGACGCCCATGAAGCCCTGCGCCTGGGCCTGGTGCAGGAAGTAATGGCCAGCGAAGACTTGCTGCCCCGCGCCCTCGAGCTGGCCAACCGCATTGCGCGCCAGGCACCGCTGGGGGTGCAGGCTACCTTGATGTCGGCGCGATTGGCGCGCATGGAAGGTGAGGCCGTCGCGGCGGCGGCGTTGCAGCCTGTCGTAGAGCAGCTGCTGGACAGTGAGGATGCCAAGGAAGGTGTACGGGCGATGCTCGAGAAACGGCCCGGGGTGTTCAAAGGCATATGAGTCGGCTGGCAGGGCCTCTTCGCGGGCAAGCCCGCTCCCACCCTTGAATGTATTCACAGTTCAACTGTGGGAGCGGGCTTGCCCGCGAAGGCGTCCGCCCAGACAATCAAGTTGCCGGCCGAATCGCCTTGATCAGCGACTGCAACGAATAGCCCAGGCGCGGCGCCAAGGCTTCGGCACGGGCCGACAGCGCCGGCACATCCAGTTCCTGATCCAGATCGGACGGCACCAGCAGAATCACATTGCCCTCCTTCACCGGCAGCTCCCAATAATGCCGGTGGTACAACCCGCGCAACAACGCCGCGCCCAGCGGTTTGCCATCATCGGTCGCCCACTGATTGATCACCAGCCAGCCGCCGGGGTTGAGTTTTTTCTGGCAGTTTTCCAGGAAGGTCCAGGCGAGGTGCCCCACGCCAGGGCCGACATCGGTGTACAGGTCGACGAAAATCAAGTCGGCCGACTCGGCGGTATCCAGCAATTGCAAGGCGTCGCCAATGCGAATGTACAAGCGCGGGTCGTCATCCAGCCCGAGGTACTCAATGGCCAGGCGCGGCACGTCGGGGCGCAGTTCGATGGCCTCGACGTCTTCCAGCGACAGAAACTTGAGACATGCCTGGGTCAACGTGCCGGCGCCCAACCCCAAAAACAGCGCGCTTTCCGCCTGTTCATGGCACAGCGCGCCAATCAGCATGGCACGGGTGTAGTCGTATTCCAGCCAGCTCGGGTCGGCGGTGAAGACGCAACTTTGCTCGATGGCGTCGCCAAATTCGAGAAAACGGTAATCGGCCACTTCGAGCACACGGATCATGCCGAAGTCATCGTGGACCTCGGCCAGCAGGCGCTCGACACGCTCTTCGGTCATCAGTACTCCTAAACGGTTCGGCGCAAGGCAAAGGCGCGATTGTCGGCCAAGCGGCGGCAACAGGTCACGCACTAATTGCTGATAACATTGGCGCCCTACCGTCAATCAACCTATCGAGTTCATGATGAGCCAACCCTGGAGCCCCGACAGCTGGCGCGCCCTGCCAATCCAGCAACAACCCCGGTACCCGGACGCTGCGCACTTGCTGCAAGTGGAGCAGAACCTGGCCAGCTACCCGCCACTGGTGTTTGCCGGGGAAGCCCGCGAGTTGCGCCGTCAGTTCGCCGAAGTGACCCAGGGCCGCGCCTTCCTGCTGCAGGGCGGCGACTGCGCCGAAAGCTTCGCCGAGTTCTCCGCCGCGAAAATCCGCGACACCTTTAAGGTGCTGCTGCAAATGGCCATCGTGATGACCTTCGCCGCCGGCTGCCCGGTGGTGAAAGTCGGACGCATGGCGGGCCAGTTCGCCAAGCCGCGCTCGGCCAATGATGAAACGATCGACGGCATCACCCTGCCCGCCTACCGGGGCGATATCGTCAACGGTATCGGCTTCGACGAAAAAAGCCGCGTGCCGGACCCGGACCGTTTGCTGCAGTCCTACCACCAGTCCACCGCCACCCTCAACCTGCTGCGCGCCTTTGCCCAGGGCGGTTTCGCCGACCTGCACCAGGTGCACAAGTGGAACCTGGACTTCATCGCCAACTCTGCCCTGGCCGAAAAGTACAGCCAACTGGCCGACCGCATCGACGAAACCCTGGCGTTCATGCGCGCCTGCGGCATGGACGACTCGCCGCAACTGCGCGAAACCAGCTTTTTTACCGCCCACGAAGCTCTGCTGTTGAACTACGAACAAGCCTTCGTGCGCCGCGACAGCCTGACCAACGACTACTACGACTGCTCGGCCCACATGCTCTGGATCGGCGACCGCACCCGTCAACTCGACGGCGCCCATGTGGAATTCCTGCGCGGGGTGAACAACCCGATCGGCGTGAAAGTCGGCCCGAGCATGAACCCCGAGGACCTGATCCGCCTGATCGACATTCTCAACCCGGACAACGACCCCGGCCGCCTCAACCTGATCGCGCGCATGGGCGCGGGGAAAGTCGGCGACCACTTGCCCGGCCTGATCCGCGCGGTGCAGCGCGAAGGCAAGCAGGTGCTGTGGAGTTCCGACCCGATGCACGGCAACACCATCAAGGCCAGCAGCGGTTACAAGACCCGCGACTTTGCGCAGATTCTTGGCGAGGTGAAAGACTTCTTCCAGGTGCATCAGGCCGAAGGCAGCTATGCCGGCGGGATTCATATCGAGATGACCGGGCAGAATGTCACCGAGTGCATCGGCGGCGCGCGGCCCATTACTGAAGACGGTTTGTCGGACCGTTATCACACTCACTGCGACCCGCGGATGAATGCCGATCAGTCGCTGGAGCTGGCGTTTCTGATTGCCGAGACGTTGAAACAGGTCAAACGTTGAGACCCTAGTCGCCAGGGCTGACGCCATCGCGGGCAAGCCCGACTCCCACATTGAAAATGCATTCCTCTGTGGGAGTCGGGCTTGCCCGCGATGAAGCCCTACAAACCAACACCGATATTTGCCATGGCCACCCTCAAACGGTCAGCACTCGGCCGCAGACAGTTGAGCTGCACCTGCTCCAACCCCAACCAGTCAGCCATCTGTCGCAAATTCAACGCCAGCGCCAGCATCCCCTCCTCATCCAGCCCCGGCTCTTCCTCGTGCACCGCGTGCACCGCCAGCCGCCCGTTGGCGCGTTCGGCGCGCAAATCCACGCGCGCGGCGATGCGTTCGTTGTGCAGGAAGGGCAACACGTAATAGCCGTACACCCGCTTGTCTTGCGGCGTGTAGATCTCCAGGCGGTAACGGAAATCGAACAAGCGCTCGGTGCGCGCACGCTCCCAGATCAATGAATCAAAAGGCGACAACAAGGCGCTGGCGGGTACTTTGCGCGGCACTTTGGGATCGGGCAGGCAGAACGCCAGGGCTTTCCAGCCTTGAACCCGGCAGGTCAGCAATTGGCCGTCTTCGACCAGTTCAGCCAGGCGATTGCGGCTGTCGGCAGGGTCGAGACGGAAATAGTCGCGCAGGTCTTTTTCCGTGCCCACGCCCAGCGCGGTAGCGCTGTGCAGCAGCAAGCCGCGCTGGGCCTCGGCTTCGCTTAACGTCGTTTGTTGAAGGATTTCGCCCGGGATAACCCGTTCCGGCAAGTCATACAGCCGCTCAAACCCGCGCCGACCGGCGACGGTCACCAGTCCGGCGGCAAATAGCCATTCCAGCGCATGCTTTTCATCACTCCAGTCCCACCAGGGCCCGGCGCGCTCCTCGCGCGTCGACAAACTGCCAGCCCCCAATGCGCCCTGGCGCTCGACGGTCTGCAATACCCGCTGAATCGTGGCCTGTTGCTCGCGGCCAAAACGCGCCATTTGCGAATAAATCCCCTGCCCCTGCCTGGCCCGCTCCATGCGCCACCGCATCAACGGGTACAACGCCATCGGCAGTAATGACGCCTCGTGGCCCCAGTATTCGAACAATGAACGCCGACGGCCCTGGCTCCACGCTGCGTGTTCAAGGATCAACGGCGAGTAATTGCCCAAGCGGGAAAACAGCGGCAAGTAGTGGGAGCGCACCACGGCGTTGACCGAATCGATTTGCAGCACGCCCAGGCGATCAATCAACCGGTTGAGGTGCGCAGCCTTGATCAATGCAGGCGGCTGGCGCCCGGAAAAACCCTGGGCCGCCAGCGCCATGCGTCGTGCTTGCTTAAGTGAAAAAGACAGATCGGCGGGCATGGGTTTCTCCATCAAGGGTGCGCCGACCACCCTACCCCATCGCGGCTCATTTTCGCAGCGGGTCTTGCCAGAAATGCAGGTGGCGCTCCTGCTCGACATCACCACGGTTGAGTCCGATATCCTTGAGCGCCTCGTCGCTCAGACTCGCCAGCAATTGACGCTCATGATGCAGCGTCTGCCAACGCGCCAGCGTGTGAAACAGCCCGGAAAACGGACGTTTCGTCATCAACACAAAACCTTTCTGACCTTTCATCTTCTCGCCCTCCAGTGGGGATGACGCAAGTGTGTGCCTGGGCTTATGATCAATCCAACGAATGTTTCTTATGCAATACATCTCAGAGATTCATGAATGTCAGGCTACCCCAGCATCGATACCGACGTGTTGCGCACCTTTGTCGCCATCGCCGACCAGGGCGGTTTTACCCGTGCCGGCGAACAGGTCAACCGCACCCAGTCGGCGGTGAGCATGCAGATGAAGCGTTTGGAAGAAGACGTGCTGCAACGCAAGCTGTTCGAGCGCGACGGTCGTCAGGTTCGCCTCACGCCCGAAGGTCAGGTGTTGCTGGGGTATGCGCGGCGCATCCTGAAACTGCACAGCGAGGTGTTCAACACCCTGCGCGAGCCGCATATGGTGGGGCTGGTGCGCATCGGCACGCCGGATGACTACGTGATGCGCTTCCTGCCGGGCATTCTCAAACGGTTTTCCAAGGCTTACCCGCTGATTCAAATCGAGATGCACTGCGAGTCGTCGCACGTACTGATGCAGCGCCGGGACCTGGCCTTGACCGTGATCAGCCGCGAGCCCGGCAATGAGCTCGGCGAGTTGTTGCGCACCGAGCGCATGGTGTGGGCGGCGTCGCCGTGCTTTTGTTGGGACGAGCATGAAGCCCTGCCCCTGGCGATTTCCGGCCTCGACAGCTTCTGCACCCAGTGGACCCGCGCGGCGCTGGATGCCGCTGGGCGCGACTATCGCCTGGCGTACCACAGTTCCAACGTGGCCGCGATTCAGGCCGTGGTCAGTTCAGGGTTGGCGGTGATGGTCAGCATGGAAAGCCTGGTGACCGAAGACCTGCGCGTGCTCGGCAGCGAGGAAGGTTTTCCGCCGCTGCCGTCGATGAACCTGCGCTTGCTGCGCAACCCGGCGATGACCTCGCCGATCACCGACTGCCTGGCGGAATACATCCTCGAAGGCTTCAGACTTTAAAGGTCAGCATCACCGCGCACACGGCCAGAAAGCCGCAGAACAGCCCGCGCAATATACGCTCCGGCAATGCATGGGCGACTTTCACGCCCCAACTGATGCTCAGCAGGCCACCGACAGCCAGGGGCACGCCGATTGCCCAGTCCACTTCATGGTGCCAGGCGTAGGTCACCAGCGTCACACTGGTGCTGGGCAATGCCAGCGCCAGGGAAAGCCCTTGTGCGACCACTTGTGTCGTGCCGAACAGGCTGGTCAGCACCGGCGTGGCCACCACCGCGCCACCGACACCAAACAGGCCGCCCATCGAGCCGGAAGCGGCGCCGAGCACGCCGAGCCATGGCCATGAGTAGCGCATCTCGGCAGTCGGCGGCGCATTGCGGGTAAACATGCGCAGCAGGTTGTAGGCCGCCAGTGTGAGCAGAAAGGCGATAAAACCGACGCGCATCGCCCCGGCGTCCAGGCCTACCGCCCAGATCGAGCCGAGCCAGGCAAAGCTGAAACCCATCACGCCCAACGGCAACGCGTGGCGCAGTTCGATGCGGTTGCGCTGGTGATAACGCCACAGGGCCAGCATCACGTTGGGCACCACCATGACCAGCGCCGTGCCTTGGGCAATTTGCTGATCGAGGCCGAACAACACGCCCAGCACCGGAATCGCGATCAGCCCGCCACCAATGCCAAACAGGCCGCCCACCGTACCGAGGGCCGCGCCCAATACCAGATACATCGCTAAATCCAACACCGCTCGCCACTCCAAAAGCCCAGGCCTCGCATGCTACGCAGTCGCCTCTGGCGCGGAAACGCACAGCAACGCACAATGGCTATGCCAACTTCGCATAAGCGCCTGCCCATGAACCCCAATACCCTCACCGATCAACTCGGCCTGTTTCTGGATGTGCTGGAAACCGGCAGCTTCTCCGCCGCCGCCCGCCGTCATCCACTGACGCCTTCGGCGGTGGCCCGGCGTATCGATAGCCTGGAAGCCTCGGTAGGCAGCCGTTTGTTTCAGCGCAGCACCCACGCCGTGGTGCCGACGCCTGCCGGGTTGGCGTTTGCCGAGCGGGCGCGGCGAATAGTCAGTGAGTTGCAGCTGGCGCGCGCCGAAGCCGTGTCCCTCAGCCATGCGCCGGAAGGCCTGATTCGTGTCGATGCCCCAGCCGCGTTTGGTCGCCGGCATTTGGCGCCGGTAATTGCCGACTTTCTGAACGTGTACCCGGGGCTGGATGTGCACCTGCACTTGATCGACAGTTTCGTCGATATGCAGGGCACGCACTTGGGCAAGGTCGATCTGGTGCTGCGCGCCGGGCATATTGTGGACACGCGGCTGATTGCGACACCGCTGGCCAGCATTGTACGGATCGCCTGTGCGAGCCCGGCCTACCTGAAAAGCCGTGGCACGCCCACTCATCCGAGCGAACTGAGCGAGCACGACGGCCTGGATTGGGACGGCCTGGCGCCAACCTTCGCCTGGCGTTTCGAAATGGACGGCCGGCGCGCTACGTACCGGCCACGCCGCATCCGCATGGGTGCCAACAACGCCGAAGCGCTGCTTTCGGGTGCCCTCGCCGGGCTGGGGATTGCACATCTGCCTACCTGGCTGGCCAGCGAATACTTGGTGCGCGGCGAACTGTTGCCACTGTTTTGCGAAAACGGCCTGCCCAGCCCGGAAACCACCGGCATCTACGCGCTGCGCCTGGAACAACAGGCCAGCGCCCGCAGCCGTCTGCTTCTGGAATACTTGAAGTCACGTTTCAGCCCGGTGCCGCCATGGGATCTGGCGCTGCAAAGTGGGTTGGTCTGACCACCCGGCCAGAATTGTCTGGCGCATTAAAGATTTGCCCGCTAGATTCCAGCCCAGACACGTTTTTTAAGGCACCGCCATGAGCAAGAACCCTGATCCGTGCGAATCCCTGATGCTGGACAACCAGCTGTGCTTCGCCCTGCACTCCACCTCGTTGCTGATGACCAAGGTCTACAAGCCCTTGCTGCAAGCCCTTGGCCTGACCTATCCGCAATACCTGGCCATGATGGTGCTGTGGGAAGAGGATGGTTTGACGGTAGGCGAAATCAGCAGCCGCCTGCTCACCGACCCCGGCTCACTGACGCCCCTGCTCAAGCGCCTCGAAGCCGAAGGCCTGCTCAGCCGTACCCGCAGCCGTGAGGATGAACGGGTGGTGGTGGTGGAACTGACCGACGCGGGTCGTGCCTTGCAGGACAAGGCGATGGGCATTCCCCAGTGCATCCTGGGGGCCAGTGGCCTGCAATTGGAGCAGTTGCGCAAGCTCCAGAGCGACCTGGTCGCGCTGCGCAGTAACCTGCAGGCCAACGTCTGACGCGGTAGACCGGCCCGGATGGCTAATGTGGGAGCTGGCTTGCCTGCGATGACGGTACATCAGCGATGAACGCATCGACTGACACACCCCTATCGCAAGCAAGCCAGCTCCCACATTTTTTGGGTGATGACTAAAATTTTTGTAAATTTATCTTGCGCGATAAATATTAGCGCTATACATTTGCCTCACCAACTACTTAGCGCGCAAAAATTTCGCGCCAAAACCAAGAGGAAAAAGCCATGCAAACTCTCTATACCGCAGTAGCCACCGCCACCGGCGGCCGTGACGGCCGTGCTGTTTCCAGCGACAACATCCTCGACGTCAAACTCTCCACCCCCAAAGAGCTCGGTGGGGCCGGTGGTCAGGCGACCAACCCGGAACAACTGTTCGCTGCCGGTTACTCGGCCTGCTTTATCGGCGCACTGAAATTCGTCGCCAGCCAGACCAAGCGCAAAATCCCGGATGACGCTTCGATCACTGCCCACGTCGGCATCGGCCAGATCCCCGGCGGTTTCGGTCTGGACATCGACCTGAACATCAACCTGCCCGGCCTGGCCCAGGACGACGCGCAAAGCCTGGTCGAAGCTGCCCATCAAGTCTGCCCGTACTCCAACGCCACCCGTGGCAACGTTGATGTACGCCTGCACGTGACCGTCTGAAAATGACCTCGGCCGCCCCTGGAGAAAACAATGAACACAATTGGTAAAGCGCTCACCGGCACCCTGCTCGCCCTGTCCATCAGCAACGCCTTCGCCGCTACCGGCGATGTCGAGCACACCACCCAGGCTTTTCTGGATGTGTTGAACGCAGGCACCGGCAAACCGATGGAGCAACTGACACCGAAGGACGCCCGCGCGGTGTTGACCGGCCCGCAAGCCAGCGTGAAGCTGACCCTGCCCGCAGCGGATGTGAGCCAGAAAACCATCGAGGTTGATGGCAAGCCGCTGAACCTGACCATCGTGCGGCCAGCCGGAGTCAAAGGCACATTGCCGGTGTTCATGTTCTTCCACGGTGGCGGCTGGGTGCTGGGGGATTACCCGACCCATGAACGTCTGGTACGGGACTTGGTGGTGGGTTCGGGGGCTGCCGCGGTGTTCGTCAACTACACCCCTTCGCCGGAAGCGCATTACCCGGTCGCAATCAACCAGGCTTACGGCGCGACACAATGGGTGGCCGAGCATGGCCAGGAAATCAACGTGGATGGCAAGCGCCTGGCGGTCGCAGGCAACAGCGTCGGCGGCAATATGGCGGCAGTGGTCAGCCTGATGGCCAAGGACAAAGGCACACCGGCGATCAAATTCCAGCTGCTGCTGTGGCCGGTGACTGATGCGAACTTCGAAACGGCGTCCTACAACCAGTTCGCCGAAGGGCACTTCCTCACCAAAAACATGATGAAGTGGTTCTGGGACAACTACACCACCGACGCCAAACAACGCGCCGAGGTCTACGCCTCACCGCTGCGGGCCACCACCGATCAGTTGAAAGGCTTGCCGCCGGCACTGATTCAGACCGCCGGTGCCGACGTACTGCGCGACGAAGGCGAGGCGTATGCCCGCAAGCTGGATGCCGCCGGCGTACCGGTGACCGCCGTGCGCTACAACGGCATGATTCACGACTACGGTTTGCTCAACGTGGTCAGCCAGGTCCCCGAAGTGCGTTCGGCCTTGTTGCAAGCGTCGCAGGAACTGAAACAACACTTGAAGTAAAACGCAGCGCCCACAAAAAAGCCCGACGCATGGTCGGGCTTTTTCATTCGTACGGTTTGGCCAGAATTACTTCTTGGCGCGACCTTTGTACGAACCACCTTCGCGGGTGTCGATCTCGATCAGGTCGTCGATTTCGATGAAATCGGCCACTTGCAGTTCGGTACCGTTGCTCAGTTTGGCAGGCTTCATCACCTTGCCCGAAGTGTCACCGCGAGCGGAACCTTCGGTGTAGGCCACTTTACGCACGATGGTGGTCGGCAGCTCTACGGAAACCAGGCGCTCTTCGAAGAAAATGGCTTCGCAGACGTCTTCCATGCCTTCTTCGATGAACGGCAGAACGGCTTCGATATCTTCGGCGTTCAGCTCGTACATGGTGTAGTCGGTGGTGTCCATGAACGTGTAGGTGTCACCGCTGATGAAGGACAGAGTCGCTTCCTTGCGGTCCAGGATCACGTCGTCCAGTTTGTCGTCGGCGCTGTAAACGATCTCGGTCTTGTAACCGGTCAGCAGGTTCTTCAGCTTGGTCTTCATGATTGCGCTGTTACGACCAGACTTGGTGAACTCAGCTTTCTGAACCAGCCAAGGGTCGTTTTCGAGACGGATCACTGTACCGGGTTTCAGTTCTTTACCAGTTTTCATTGCATATATCCGAAATTTGGAT from Pseudomonas tolaasii NCPPB 2192 includes the following:
- a CDS encoding crotonase/enoyl-CoA hydratase family protein; protein product: MNQASSSRVSRELQGHVLLLGLDRVAKRNAFDLDLLNELSLAYGEFDRNDDARVAVVFAHGDHFTAGLDLASVSGVMAGGWQPPLGGCDPWGVFAGPRVNKPVIVAAQGYCLTIGIELMLAADINLCASNTRFAQMEVQRGIFPFGGATLRFHQIAGWGNAMRWLLTGDEFDAHEALRLGLVQEVMASEDLLPRALELANRIARQAPLGVQATLMSARLARMEGEAVAAAALQPVVEQLLDSEDAKEGVRAMLEKRPGVFKGI
- a CDS encoding spermidine synthase encodes the protein MTEERVERLLAEVHDDFGMIRVLEVADYRFLEFGDAIEQSCVFTADPSWLEYDYTRAMLIGALCHEQAESALFLGLGAGTLTQACLKFLSLEDVEAIELRPDVPRLAIEYLGLDDDPRLYIRIGDALQLLDTAESADLIFVDLYTDVGPGVGHLAWTFLENCQKKLNPGGWLVINQWATDDGKPLGAALLRGLYHRHYWELPVKEGNVILLVPSDLDQELDVPALSARAEALAPRLGYSLQSLIKAIRPAT
- a CDS encoding class II 3-deoxy-7-phosphoheptulonate synthase, encoding MSQPWSPDSWRALPIQQQPRYPDAAHLLQVEQNLASYPPLVFAGEARELRRQFAEVTQGRAFLLQGGDCAESFAEFSAAKIRDTFKVLLQMAIVMTFAAGCPVVKVGRMAGQFAKPRSANDETIDGITLPAYRGDIVNGIGFDEKSRVPDPDRLLQSYHQSTATLNLLRAFAQGGFADLHQVHKWNLDFIANSALAEKYSQLADRIDETLAFMRACGMDDSPQLRETSFFTAHEALLLNYEQAFVRRDSLTNDYYDCSAHMLWIGDRTRQLDGAHVEFLRGVNNPIGVKVGPSMNPEDLIRLIDILNPDNDPGRLNLIARMGAGKVGDHLPGLIRAVQREGKQVLWSSDPMHGNTIKASSGYKTRDFAQILGEVKDFFQVHQAEGSYAGGIHIEMTGQNVTECIGGARPITEDGLSDRYHTHCDPRMNADQSLELAFLIAETLKQVKR
- a CDS encoding winged helix-turn-helix domain-containing protein; protein product: MPADLSFSLKQARRMALAAQGFSGRQPPALIKAAHLNRLIDRLGVLQIDSVNAVVRSHYLPLFSRLGNYSPLILEHAAWSQGRRRSLFEYWGHEASLLPMALYPLMRWRMERARQGQGIYSQMARFGREQQATIQRVLQTVERQGALGAGSLSTREERAGPWWDWSDEKHALEWLFAAGLVTVAGRRGFERLYDLPERVIPGEILQQTTLSEAEAQRGLLLHSATALGVGTEKDLRDYFRLDPADSRNRLAELVEDGQLLTCRVQGWKALAFCLPDPKVPRKVPASALLSPFDSLIWERARTERLFDFRYRLEIYTPQDKRVYGYYVLPFLHNERIAARVDLRAERANGRLAVHAVHEEEPGLDEEGMLALALNLRQMADWLGLEQVQLNCLRPSADRLRVAMANIGVGL
- a CDS encoding DUF1127 domain-containing protein, coding for MKGQKGFVLMTKRPFSGLFHTLARWQTLHHERQLLASLSDEALKDIGLNRGDVEQERHLHFWQDPLRK
- a CDS encoding LysR family transcriptional regulator; protein product: MSGYPSIDTDVLRTFVAIADQGGFTRAGEQVNRTQSAVSMQMKRLEEDVLQRKLFERDGRQVRLTPEGQVLLGYARRILKLHSEVFNTLREPHMVGLVRIGTPDDYVMRFLPGILKRFSKAYPLIQIEMHCESSHVLMQRRDLALTVISREPGNELGELLRTERMVWAASPCFCWDEHEALPLAISGLDSFCTQWTRAALDAAGRDYRLAYHSSNVAAIQAVVSSGLAVMVSMESLVTEDLRVLGSEEGFPPLPSMNLRLLRNPAMTSPITDCLAEYILEGFRL
- a CDS encoding sulfite exporter TauE/SafE family protein codes for the protein MLDLAMYLVLGAALGTVGGLFGIGGGLIAIPVLGVLFGLDQQIAQGTALVMVVPNVMLALWRYHQRNRIELRHALPLGVMGFSFAWLGSIWAVGLDAGAMRVGFIAFLLTLAAYNLLRMFTRNAPPTAEMRYSWPWLGVLGAASGSMGGLFGVGGAVVATPVLTSLFGTTQVVAQGLSLALALPSTSVTLVTYAWHHEVDWAIGVPLAVGGLLSISWGVKVAHALPERILRGLFCGFLAVCAVMLTFKV
- a CDS encoding LysR family transcriptional regulator, with product MNPNTLTDQLGLFLDVLETGSFSAAARRHPLTPSAVARRIDSLEASVGSRLFQRSTHAVVPTPAGLAFAERARRIVSELQLARAEAVSLSHAPEGLIRVDAPAAFGRRHLAPVIADFLNVYPGLDVHLHLIDSFVDMQGTHLGKVDLVLRAGHIVDTRLIATPLASIVRIACASPAYLKSRGTPTHPSELSEHDGLDWDGLAPTFAWRFEMDGRRATYRPRRIRMGANNAEALLSGALAGLGIAHLPTWLASEYLVRGELLPLFCENGLPSPETTGIYALRLEQQASARSRLLLEYLKSRFSPVPPWDLALQSGLV
- a CDS encoding MarR family winged helix-turn-helix transcriptional regulator, with translation MSKNPDPCESLMLDNQLCFALHSTSLLMTKVYKPLLQALGLTYPQYLAMMVLWEEDGLTVGEISSRLLTDPGSLTPLLKRLEAEGLLSRTRSREDERVVVVELTDAGRALQDKAMGIPQCILGASGLQLEQLRKLQSDLVALRSNLQANV
- a CDS encoding organic hydroperoxide resistance protein; this translates as MQTLYTAVATATGGRDGRAVSSDNILDVKLSTPKELGGAGGQATNPEQLFAAGYSACFIGALKFVASQTKRKIPDDASITAHVGIGQIPGGFGLDIDLNINLPGLAQDDAQSLVEAAHQVCPYSNATRGNVDVRLHVTV
- a CDS encoding alpha/beta hydrolase; this translates as MNTIGKALTGTLLALSISNAFAATGDVEHTTQAFLDVLNAGTGKPMEQLTPKDARAVLTGPQASVKLTLPAADVSQKTIEVDGKPLNLTIVRPAGVKGTLPVFMFFHGGGWVLGDYPTHERLVRDLVVGSGAAAVFVNYTPSPEAHYPVAINQAYGATQWVAEHGQEINVDGKRLAVAGNSVGGNMAAVVSLMAKDKGTPAIKFQLLLWPVTDANFETASYNQFAEGHFLTKNMMKWFWDNYTTDAKQRAEVYASPLRATTDQLKGLPPALIQTAGADVLRDEGEAYARKLDAAGVPVTAVRYNGMIHDYGLLNVVSQVPEVRSALLQASQELKQHLK
- a CDS encoding elongation factor P translates to MKTGKELKPGTVIRLENDPWLVQKAEFTKSGRNSAIMKTKLKNLLTGYKTEIVYSADDKLDDVILDRKEATLSFISGDTYTFMDTTDYTMYELNAEDIEAVLPFIEEGMEDVCEAIFFEERLVSVELPTTIVRKVAYTEGSARGDTSGKVMKPAKLSNGTELQVADFIEIDDLIEIDTREGGSYKGRAKK